In Anaerolineales bacterium, the sequence GCCGCCAAAGGGCAGCAACCGATCCCCTTCCGCCCACGGCCGCACGCGGAGCGGCTGGGTGAGACTGTCGGCGTCTAGCCAGGCTGTATCATCCTGCCGTCGAGGCTGGCGCATGTCCGCCAGCAGCTTGCGGGTTGCGCCGGACTCTTCGCACGTCAGTCTCCATCCGTGCGCCAGGCGCAGTTTTCGGCCAGGCAACAGGCGATCGGCGCTGCCTGGCATGCACTGAGGGAAGAACCCCCAATGGGGTTCTGGACCTCGCACCAAGAACACTTGATCCCCAGCCCGCCAGGCCTCGAGGCCGCCTCCAAGCTGGGCGTGCAGCGGTGAGGATTGCACGCACAGCTGCTGCAACCGCTCGACAGCCCCGAACCCGTCGCTCGTCGCCCCCGCGCCGAGGGCGACCAGGGAACGCCGCAGGCTGAGCCTCTGGACCGCCTCCGGCAGGCGCAACAACATTGGCAACCGCAGGAGAACGCAGTCTGAAGTTTGAACTGCGACTTCGGCCCAGTGCTCCGCCACCAGGTCCTCAAGGGCAGCGTGCGCTTCGGCCGTTGTCTGCGCACCGCGGTAGATTGCCTGACGAACCTGCGGGTTGAAGCTTTCGAGAAGAGGGATCAACTCCCCCCGCACCCGGTTGCGCCAGAAAGCAAAGTCCTGGTTGCTCGGATCCTCTGTCACTTGAGTCCGGTTGCGCCGGCAGAATTCGCGCGTCTCGCTTCGCCACACGCTCAGCAGCGGACGGACCAACCTGACCTGCGATGCGCCCGCGACCTCGATGATTCCCCCGAGCGGCTGATCGGGGAGCATCCCTCGCAAGCCTTGGGTCCCGCTGCCGCGCAGTAGATGGAGCAGAACCGTCTCCACCTGGTCGTCCGCCGTGTGGCCCGTGACCACGATCCGGGCGCCGGTCTCCAGCGCCACCCGCGCCAGGAACTCATAGCGCGTCCGGCGAGCTGCTTCCTCAAGGTTGCCACCCGGGAACGCCCTAGCCAACACATCCCCGCGCTCTGCGACCGCCGGGAGCCCTCGCTCAGCCGCCCGCCGCAGGACTTGCACAGCTTCCTCCCAGGATCCCGGGCGCAAGCCATGGTCCAGATGGGCGACGACGACTGAATACCCCAGGGCGCGCAGGCAGTCCAGCAACGCCATGCTGTCCGGGCCGCCCGAGACGCCTGCGACCAGCCGATCGGAAGGCCGGAGAAGCCGTCTGCGGGCGATGAACTCCGCCACACGCGAAATCAGGTCATCCAACTTGTGGCGATTATAGTGCAGAGGCGCCCAGGATTAGCGGTCGATTAGACATAATGCTGACGACCGGGCCTGGCCCACCCCTATGCTATAATCCGACTTTGCTCCTTACCTGGCGGCGGAGGCGTCGCGTTGGCTGTCAATCCCATCACCTGGTTCCTTGGCCTGTTCTCCCTGGATATCGGGATTGACCTTGGCACCGCGAACACGCTCGTCAGTGTTCGCGGGAAAGGCATTGTGATCAACGAGCCTTCCTGGGTGGCAATCGAGAAGAAGAGCAAGCGGCCCATCGCCATTGGAGCCGAAGCCAAGGAAATGGTGGGCCGCACCCCCGCCAACGTCGTCGCCTTGCGCCCGCTAAGAGACGGCGTCATCTCGGAGTTCGAGATCACCGAAGCCATGCTCGAATACTTCATTGGTAAGGCCCACGAGCAGAGCATCGTCCCGGTGCCGCGGCCACGGGTCGTGGTCGGGGTTCCCAGCGGCGCGACGGAGGTCGAGAAGCGAGCCGTGTATGACGCCACCATGGCTGCCGGCGCCCGAGAGGCTTACCTGATCGAAGAGCCCACCGCGGCCGCCCTCGGTGCGATGCTGCCGGTGAGCGAAGTCCGCGGCTCGATGATCGTCGATATCGGAGGCGGCACGACCGAGCTGGCGGTCTTCTCCATGGGCGGAATCGTTGTCTCGCGTTCGCTGCGCGTGGCCGGTGACGAGATGGACCAGGACATCGTCAGCTATGTGCGCAACAAGTACAACCTGCTCATCGGCGAACGCATGGCCGAGCGCATCAAGATCACGATCGGGTCCGCCTACCCCTTGAAGGAAGAGCGACTGTCCAGTGTGCGCGGCCGGAATCTGGTCAGCGGGCTCCCCGAGGCCGTCGAAGTGTCTTCGGTCGAGATCCGCGAGGCGGTCTCGGGCTCGGTCAGGATCATTGTTCAGACAATCAAGGACGCTCTTGATGAGGTCCCGCCGGAGATCGTGGCCGACCTGATGGATGGCGGAATCTGCCTGGCCGGAGGCGGCTCTCAATTGCAGGGCATGAGCGAGCGGCTGTCCACCGAGCTGCGAATGCGGGTCTGGCTGGCCGAGGACCCGATGACTTGCGTGGTCCGGGGGGCAAGCACGATCCTCGAGAACCTCGAGCTCAATCGCAGGTTCCTGGTCGGGCTTGACCGGCCGAGGGTCTAGCGCTGCGAAGCGGGTAAGCCTCGGGCCCTAGCCTACGGTCAAGCATGCCACGTTTCTCCCCCCGCGTTCTGGTGACTGTGGCCCTGGTGCTGGTTGCGCTGAGCGTCTTGATCCTCAGCCAGGCCGGCTACCTGCGCCCGGTCGAGGGTCTTGCGCTTCAGCCCCTTGTCGCCCTGCAAGCGGCAATCGCCCCCCGCCTGGCAGCCTTGCAGGATCTGGCTACATCCCCGGGCGATGTCGCCACGCTGCTCGCCCGCAATGCCGAGCTGGAGGCAGACGTCGCTCGGCTGCAGCAGGAGGTGATCACCCTGCGCGAGCAGGCAGCTGAAGTCGACATCCTGGCGGCGCTGCTCAACTTCGCCCGCAGCGCACCGCAATACGGCTACGTCGCCGCCCGAGTCGTCGGCCGCGATGCCAGCCCATTCCTGCGAGCCTTGTGGATTGACGCCGGGACCAACGACGGAGTGGCGCGCGGGATGCCGGTCGTCAACCAATCGGGGCTGGTAGGCCGGGTCGTGGAGGTCTACCCCAACGCCTCCCGCGTCCGGCTGATCACCGATCCCGGCGAGGCGGTGAACGTCCGCCTGCAGGCTAGCCGCGCCGATGGCGTGACGTCGGCCCAGCCAAACGGGGAATTGCGGATCGACATGATCGACCAGGAGGTTGAGGTCTCCCAAGAAGAACTCGTCCTTACTTCCGGCCTAGGGGGAAACTACCCGGCCCAGATCCCCGTCGGCCAGGTCATCAGCGTCCGCAGGCGGGATTTTGAGGTCTTCCAGCAGGCAGTGATCACGCCGAGCGTTGACTTCGAGGACCTGGAAATCCTGCTGGTCGTAACGAGTTTTGCGCCCCTCGAGGCGCAGCTAGGACCGTGACGGATGGCCTACCTGGTCCTGATTCCAACGGCGGCCTTGCTTGTCGTCTTGCAAACGACACTGCTGCCTAGGTTTGAGTTGCTCGACGGCCGGGCGGATCTGGTGCTGCTGCTGGTTGTCGGCTGGGCCATGACTGGGCGCGTGGTACAAGCAATGGTGACTGGCCTGGTTGCCGGGATGCTCCTGGATCTGCTCTCCGGCATCCCGCTGGGCGTCAGCGCCATCGCCCTGATCGCGGCCGCCAATGTGGCGACCCTTGCCCAGGGAAGGTTGTGGCGGGCGCATCAGTTTGCCGCGCTCGGGGCGGTGCTGATAGCGACGGCCGTCTACTACACCGTGCTGGGGTCGATCGCGCTCCTGATCTATCCGGGCACGGACCTCGTCCACATCCTGACCCGGGTCGTGCTCCCGGCAACCATACTGAACCTGATCCTGGCGATCCCGGCAATTCAGCTTGCAGGCGGATTGGAGCGCAGCCTGTACCCGTCCAAGGTGGTCCTGTGAAGGCCAACGGCAACGCCCCTTCCAAAATCCCCCGCTGGAGGCTGGCAGTCACCTATGGGGCGATGCTTGGCCTGCTGGCGCTCTTTGTGTCCCGGCTGTTCTCGTTCCAGATCCTGCGCAACGCCGAGTTCATCGAATCGGCTCGCGAGAACCGGATTACGAGGGTCAATATCCCGGCACCACGCGGGGTAATCTACGATCGCAACGACTACCAGTTGGTACGCAACATCCCCACCTTCAACATCGTGGTGACTCCGGCGCTGCTGCCAGACAGTCCAGCTGAGGTCGAGGAGATCTACACCCGGCTGGCGGAGCTCATCGGCGTCCCCCTGGACCAGCCGGGCCCTCCGGCAGCCAAGTGCGTCCCCGGCCGAGGGGTGCGGCAGCTGGTTGAGGAGGGGGCGACCATTGCGCCCTATCAGCCCTGGCCGATCGCCTGTGATGTCTCCGAGCAACTGGCGCGCATCATGCGCGAGGAGCAGGTTGACTTGCCGGGGGTCGGGGTCGAGATTCAGCCGGTGCGCGAGTACACCACCGGCCGCTTGTCCTCCGCCCTGATCGGCTACCTGGGCCCGATCCCGGCGGCCTTCTCCGAGTTGTACCAGTCCCTGGGGTTCGATCCCTCGCGCGACAAGGTTGGCTACGCCGGGGTGGAGGGCGCCTACCAGAAGGCCCTGGCCGGGAGCAACGGGAGCAAAGACGTCGAAGAGGATGTCGCCGGCCAGCAGATCCGCACCCTCGGCGAGGTCGCCCAGCCGGCGCCGGGTAACAGCCTGCGGATGACGATCGACACCCGCCTGCAGGCCGCCGCCGAGGCGGCTCTGGCCGCCCGCATTGATTTCATGAACCGATTTGCCGGGGAAACCAAAGTCCCGCTGGGCGTCGCGATCGCCATCAACCCCCAGACCGGCGAAATCCTGGCGATGGTCAGCCTTCCGACCTACGAGAACAATCGCCTGGCGCGGATTATCCCCCAGGACTATTTCCAGCAGCTTGTGGAAGATGAACGGGGCAAGCCCCTGGTCAACCACGCCGTTTCCTCCGAGTTCCCGCCGGGGTCGACCTTCAAGCTAGTGACGGCTACTGGCGCCCTGAATGAGAACGTGATCTCTCCCAACACACCGCTCGAGGACCCCGGAAAGATCACGATTCAGAACGCCTACTTCCCGAACGACCCGGGGCTTGCCAAGGACTTCGTGTGTTGGAAGGAGGGTGGCCATGGGCGGATCCGGTTCCTCGACGCGCTGGCGCAGTCCTGCAATGTGTACTTCTACAAGATCGGCGGCGGGTTTCCCGGCGAGCCGATCGAGCCTGGGGGCCTGGGAATTGAACGCCTGGGGATCTACGCCCGGGCCCTGGGCTTCGGCCACCAGCTGGGCATTGAGCTGCCTGCCGAAGAGGGGGGATTGATCCCCAGCGAAGATTGGAAACGGATCAACCTCGGCGAGAACTGGTCCACCGGCGACACCTACAACTCCGCCACCGGACAAGGGTTCGTCCTGGCGACCCCGCTGCAGGTGCTCAATTCCGTCTCGACCCTTGCCAACGGTGGGAGGGTGATGTGGCCGCACCTGCTCTCTCAAGTGCTTGACGGCGAAGGCAACCTCATCGAGGACATCGAGCCCTGCATGTTGTGGGACCTGACGGACGGCGTGATCACCCCGGCCGAGGAAATCGGCCGCTGCATCAAGGCACCGCAGGACGTGCTGGACCTCATGTCCGACCGGCCGCTGCCTAGCCCGGACATCGAGGTCTCCCCGGAGGTCATCGATTTGGTGCGGCGCGGTATGCAGCGGGTTGTCACTGACGGGACTGCTGCGGATTACGCCCAACTTGAGAACATCTCCTCGGGGGGCAAGACCGGCACCGGCGAGTTCTGCGACGCCGAAGCCCGCGAGAAGGGGCTGTGCGTCCCGGGCCAGTGGCCGACCCACTCCTGGTATGCAGCCTTTGCACCCTACGAGAACCCCGAAATCGCAGTCGTGGTCTTTGTCTACAATGGCGGGGAAGGCGCAATCACCGCCGGCCCGGTCGTGCGCGAGATCCTCGAGACGTACTTCGCCCTCAAGGCCGGCGATGCCTCCCGGGAATCGTAGCGCTCAGGGCACCATTTGCACTATAATCGCCGGCTTGGGCGCGAATGATGGAATCCGCTCTTGAGATCAAAGGGACGGCCGATGGCCTGCTGGCGGTCTTGCCGGACGACGATTGGCCGGCGTCGGTTCGGGCGCTGCTGGAGGCCATCGATCTCCGGGCGGACTTCTTCCGCGGGGCGCAGCTGACGCTCCAGCTGGGAGGAATCGAGGCCCACGCCGGTGAACTTGGCAGTCTGCGGGACGTCTTGGCGTCACGCGAGGTCCACCTCCGATTCGTCCAAAGCGACCACCCTGCGACGCAAGAGGCCGCCGCCAACCTGGGCCTGCTCGCTCGCCCCCGTCCGCCCGCGCCCCGCCCCTCCCCGACCGATGACGAGGCCACGGGGCACGGCGTCGAGGGCGAGGACTGCCTGTTCCTGCAACGAACGCTGCGCTCGGGTCACAAGGTGCACTACCCGGGCCATGTGGTCGTCCTGGGAGATATCAATCCGGGGGCGGAAATTGTGGCCGGGGGGAACGTCATCGTGTGGGGTCGCCTGCGGGGGACGGTACACGCCGGCGCCGGCGGGCAGGAGTCAGCTGTTGTCTGCGCACTTGACCTGGCACCGACTCAGCTTCGGATCGGGGCCCAGATCGCCGTCTCGCCGGATCGAAGAGGCAAACCGCGCCCGGAGACGGCCTTGATCCGCGATGGGCAGCTGGTGGCCGAACCGTGGTCCATCGAGGGCAAGCGCTAGCCGATTGGAGGCCTGGGAGATCGCATGACTGCAACGACCGCAACTCTCACCTCGGGAAAGGGCGGCGTCGGCAAGACGACGGCGACGGCCAACATCGGCGTAGCCTTGGCCGCCGGCGGCTTGCGTACAGTGTGTATGGACTCGGACATCGGCCTGCGCAACCTGGACGTTGTCATGGGTCTGGAAAACCGAATCGTCTACGACCTGGTAGACGTCATCGAGGGCCGCTGCAAGCTGCGCCAGGCCTTAATCAGAGACAAGCGGCTGAGCGATTTGTACCTGCTTCCCGCCGCTCAAACCAGAGACAAGACAGCAGTCTCACCGCAGGACATGGTCCGCCTGGTAGATGAGCTGCGAGCGGAGTTCGATTGGGTGCTGATTGACTCGCCCGCCGGAATCGAACGCGGATTTCGCAATGCAATCGCTCCGGCGGATCTGGTGCTAATTATCACCAATCCGGAGGTCTCCGCCGTGCGCGACGCCGACCGGATCATTGGCTTGATCGAGGCCGAGGAGAAGGGCCCGCCCAAGCTGATTGTCAACCGGATGAGACCCGACATGGTGCGCCGCGGGGAGATGCTCAGCACCGACGACATTCTCGAAGTGCTGGCGATTGAGCTGATCGGGATTGTGCCCGAAGACGAGACAATCGTCGTCGCCTCCAATCAAGGATCGCCTGTCGCCCTTGACGAACGCAGCCGTGCCGGACGAGCGTTCCGGCAGATCGCACAGCGCCTCACGGGCGAGCAGGTACCGTTTGACGATCTGGAAGCCAAGGACGGCTTCTTCGGGCGCCTGTCGCGCCTGGTGAAGCCAGGAGGCGCGGCATGAGCATCCTCGAGCGATTGCGAGGTCAGGATCGCCACAGTGCCCACGCCGCCAAGGAACGGTTGCAGCTGGTCCTGGTCCACGATCGGGCCGACCTGCCTCCCGGCAAGCTGGAAGCCCTGAAGGACGATCTTGTGAACGTGCTCTCCCGCTACGTTGAGATCGACCGCTCGGCGGTGCAGATCTCGCTCACCCGGGACCGCAATCGGCAACGCCTGGTCGCCGACATCCCGCTGGCGCCCGCCCGCGCTCGGCGCCGCGAGGCAGGCTAGCCGAATGCGGTCGTCCTCCCGCCTTTGGCGTCATTTTGACGTCTGGTTGCTGGCAGTCGTCGCCCTGATGACGATTGCCGGCATCGCCATGATCCGCTCGGCCATCGGCGGGAATGAGAACCTGGCCGAGCTCGTGCCGCGGCAGGCGATCTATGCCCTGATCGGCCTGGTGCTCGTGTTCCTGACGGCTGCCATCGACTACCGCCTGTGGTCAGCCGTCGCCCGCCCGATGTACCTGCTGGTGCTGGCCGGGCTGGGCTTCATCCTCGCTGCCGGTTTTGTCGGCTTCGGCTCGGCGCGCTGGTTCAATGTCGGCATCGTGCTGATCCAGCCGTCCGAGCTCAGCAAGATCCTCATGATCATCGTGCTGGCGGACTACATGTCCCGACATCAACACGAGATCAGCGACCTGCGGGTGATCCTGCGCAGCCTGCTGATCGCCAGCATTCCGATCCTACTGGTCTTCCTTCAGCCGGATCTGAGCACCTCGGTCGTGATCGGCGTCATCTGGATATCGCTGATCTGGGCGGCGGGCGCCAGGCTCCGCCCGCTCGGGGTGCTCGTGGGCGCGGTCCTGCTGGCCGCCCTGGTCTCATTGCCATTCGTCGCCCGCTATTTCATCGCCGAGTATCCTGCGGAACGGGACTTCCTCTTCGTCAAGCACTACCAGATGGCTCGCGTCGCCAACTTCCTTTTTCCCGATCCAGAAGCCCACTACGGTGCCAGCTACAATGTGAACCAGTCGATAATCTCGATTGGCTCCGGCGGGCTCTTCGGACAGGGATATGGCAATGGCACCCAGGTCCAGCTCCGATTCCTCAAGGTTCGTCACACCGACTTCATCTTCTCGGCATTCTCGGAGGAGTTCGGGTTTGTGGGCGCGGTCACTCTGATTGCCCTGCTGATGTTTGTGAGCTACCGCTGCTTGCGAGCCGCGGCGCATGCGCGCGATACGTATGGGGCGCTGATCTGCTACGGGGTGGCGGTGCTGCTGCTCTTCCAGGGCTCTTTCAACATCGGCATGAACCTCAACCTGCTCCCCGTGTCGGGTCTTCCGCTTCCTTTCTTCAGCTACG encodes:
- the tilS gene encoding tRNA lysidine(34) synthetase TilS is translated as MDDLISRVAEFIARRRLLRPSDRLVAGVSGGPDSMALLDCLRALGYSVVVAHLDHGLRPGSWEEAVQVLRRAAERGLPAVAERGDVLARAFPGGNLEEAARRTRYEFLARVALETGARIVVTGHTADDQVETVLLHLLRGSGTQGLRGMLPDQPLGGIIEVAGASQVRLVRPLLSVWRSETREFCRRNRTQVTEDPSNQDFAFWRNRVRGELIPLLESFNPQVRQAIYRGAQTTAEAHAALEDLVAEHWAEVAVQTSDCVLLRLPMLLRLPEAVQRLSLRRSLVALGAGATSDGFGAVERLQQLCVQSSPLHAQLGGGLEAWRAGDQVFLVRGPEPHWGFFPQCMPGSADRLLPGRKLRLAHGWRLTCEESGATRKLLADMRQPRRQDDTAWLDADSLTQPLRVRPWAEGDRLLPFGGKGKVKVVDLLARAHVPPPARRAWPVVTVGQEIVWVPGVRTSELCRVTASARRILHLALLPAKGQPTWRGAPCGLTED
- the mrdA gene encoding penicillin-binding protein 2; the protein is MKANGNAPSKIPRWRLAVTYGAMLGLLALFVSRLFSFQILRNAEFIESARENRITRVNIPAPRGVIYDRNDYQLVRNIPTFNIVVTPALLPDSPAEVEEIYTRLAELIGVPLDQPGPPAAKCVPGRGVRQLVEEGATIAPYQPWPIACDVSEQLARIMREEQVDLPGVGVEIQPVREYTTGRLSSALIGYLGPIPAAFSELYQSLGFDPSRDKVGYAGVEGAYQKALAGSNGSKDVEEDVAGQQIRTLGEVAQPAPGNSLRMTIDTRLQAAAEAALAARIDFMNRFAGETKVPLGVAIAINPQTGEILAMVSLPTYENNRLARIIPQDYFQQLVEDERGKPLVNHAVSSEFPPGSTFKLVTATGALNENVISPNTPLEDPGKITIQNAYFPNDPGLAKDFVCWKEGGHGRIRFLDALAQSCNVYFYKIGGGFPGEPIEPGGLGIERLGIYARALGFGHQLGIELPAEEGGLIPSEDWKRINLGENWSTGDTYNSATGQGFVLATPLQVLNSVSTLANGGRVMWPHLLSQVLDGEGNLIEDIEPCMLWDLTDGVITPAEEIGRCIKAPQDVLDLMSDRPLPSPDIEVSPEVIDLVRRGMQRVVTDGTAADYAQLENISSGGKTGTGEFCDAEAREKGLCVPGQWPTHSWYAAFAPYENPEIAVVVFVYNGGEGAITAGPVVREILETYFALKAGDASRES
- a CDS encoding rod shape-determining protein RodA, with product MRSSSRLWRHFDVWLLAVVALMTIAGIAMIRSAIGGNENLAELVPRQAIYALIGLVLVFLTAAIDYRLWSAVARPMYLLVLAGLGFILAAGFVGFGSARWFNVGIVLIQPSELSKILMIIVLADYMSRHQHEISDLRVILRSLLIASIPILLVFLQPDLSTSVVIGVIWISLIWAAGARLRPLGVLVGAVLLAALVSLPFVARYFIAEYPAERDFLFVKHYQMARVANFLFPDPEAHYGASYNVNQSIISIGSGGLFGQGYGNGTQVQLRFLKVRHTDFIFSAFSEEFGFVGAVTLIALLMFVSYRCLRAAAHARDTYGALICYGVAVLLLFQGSFNIGMNLNLLPVSGLPLPFFSYGGSSLVATLIGIGLVESVNLRHKRIEL
- the minD gene encoding septum site-determining protein MinD; translation: MTATTATLTSGKGGVGKTTATANIGVALAAGGLRTVCMDSDIGLRNLDVVMGLENRIVYDLVDVIEGRCKLRQALIRDKRLSDLYLLPAAQTRDKTAVSPQDMVRLVDELRAEFDWVLIDSPAGIERGFRNAIAPADLVLIITNPEVSAVRDADRIIGLIEAEEKGPPKLIVNRMRPDMVRRGEMLSTDDILEVLAIELIGIVPEDETIVVASNQGSPVALDERSRAGRAFRQIAQRLTGEQVPFDDLEAKDGFFGRLSRLVKPGGAA
- a CDS encoding rod shape-determining protein gives rise to the protein MTWFLGLFSLDIGIDLGTANTLVSVRGKGIVINEPSWVAIEKKSKRPIAIGAEAKEMVGRTPANVVALRPLRDGVISEFEITEAMLEYFIGKAHEQSIVPVPRPRVVVGVPSGATEVEKRAVYDATMAAGAREAYLIEEPTAAALGAMLPVSEVRGSMIVDIGGGTTELAVFSMGGIVVSRSLRVAGDEMDQDIVSYVRNKYNLLIGERMAERIKITIGSAYPLKEERLSSVRGRNLVSGLPEAVEVSSVEIREAVSGSVRIIVQTIKDALDEVPPEIVADLMDGGICLAGGGSQLQGMSERLSTELRMRVWLAEDPMTCVVRGASTILENLELNRRFLVGLDRPRV
- the minE gene encoding cell division topological specificity factor MinE; this translates as MSILERLRGQDRHSAHAAKERLQLVLVHDRADLPPGKLEALKDDLVNVLSRYVEIDRSAVQISLTRDRNRQRLVADIPLAPARARRREAG
- the minC gene encoding septum site-determining protein MinC; translation: MMESALEIKGTADGLLAVLPDDDWPASVRALLEAIDLRADFFRGAQLTLQLGGIEAHAGELGSLRDVLASREVHLRFVQSDHPATQEAAANLGLLARPRPPAPRPSPTDDEATGHGVEGEDCLFLQRTLRSGHKVHYPGHVVVLGDINPGAEIVAGGNVIVWGRLRGTVHAGAGGQESAVVCALDLAPTQLRIGAQIAVSPDRRGKPRPETALIRDGQLVAEPWSIEGKR
- the mreC gene encoding rod shape-determining protein MreC produces the protein MPRFSPRVLVTVALVLVALSVLILSQAGYLRPVEGLALQPLVALQAAIAPRLAALQDLATSPGDVATLLARNAELEADVARLQQEVITLREQAAEVDILAALLNFARSAPQYGYVAARVVGRDASPFLRALWIDAGTNDGVARGMPVVNQSGLVGRVVEVYPNASRVRLITDPGEAVNVRLQASRADGVTSAQPNGELRIDMIDQEVEVSQEELVLTSGLGGNYPAQIPVGQVISVRRRDFEVFQQAVITPSVDFEDLEILLVVTSFAPLEAQLGP
- the mreD gene encoding rod shape-determining protein MreD → MAYLVLIPTAALLVVLQTTLLPRFELLDGRADLVLLLVVGWAMTGRVVQAMVTGLVAGMLLDLLSGIPLGVSAIALIAAANVATLAQGRLWRAHQFAALGAVLIATAVYYTVLGSIALLIYPGTDLVHILTRVVLPATILNLILAIPAIQLAGGLERSLYPSKVVL